A window of Phaseolus vulgaris cultivar G19833 chromosome 4, P. vulgaris v2.0, whole genome shotgun sequence genomic DNA:
TTTAGGCAGGTTGGATGTTTTATGAatcactaatttttttatttcttattttaggGCTTGAATGTGTATTGGTTAAATAAAGTGGATAAAAGACCTCAAGGCAAATGAAACTGCAATTACTGTTGAATTTGTGAGAAGTGATTGCATAAGATGTAGTAATGAAGTGAGTTGGTTAATAATAAAAGATCCGGTACAGTTTTGTATCTAAACTGTTCTCAATGAGTATATGTGCCAAAGGTAGCTGTTGAGAGGGGTCCTATGTAGGAGCAAGACTTTTTTTGGGTCCTTAGTAGCTTACGTAAGAATTGTCAATATACCTAACATAGTAACATGGACCACTCATGACAATTTGTTTTTGTGTAGTTTTGTTGGATGTTACTGTCATGACCTTAACCGTTAAGGTAAGGTTATTTTGTTATCCAGTTGATCCTCTAAGAAGAGGATTGGTTGTTCTTGTCTTTCATATTTTTCTAGTTTGACAAAGAGGCTGGAAGCTTGAAGGAAGAGCTTTCAAGAGTTCACCCAGAGCTGGACGAAATGCGAAAGAGGAAGTTTGAACGTAGAAATCAATTTATTGAAGTTCAAGAACAGATTCAAAGTATCTCAGATGAGATTTATAGTACAGGAGAATATATTACAGCTATTGTAGTTGAAAATGATTTGTCATTGAGAAAGCTTGAAGAATTGCACAGAGAGCTTCTTGCACTTCAGAAGGAGAAGgtcaataatttaattatacttCCCCCTTTCTGTCACTCTCTGAGTTGCATTTGTGTGTGTGTAAATCTAGATCAATTTAAACCATCACATATTATTCTTTGTTACTTTTCATGCAGAGTGAGCGCCTCAAGAAGGTTCAAGAGCAAATGTATACCTTGAATTCTCTCTGTTCAGTGCTTGGTTTGGACTTCAAGCAGACAGTCAGTGGAGTTCATCCTAGCTTAGGAATTTCAGAAGGTCCTAGGAGTGCCAATAGTGAAACCATCAATCAATTGGCTATTGCCATACAAGAACTCCGAAAAGTTAAATTACAGAGAATGCAGAGGGTAAAAACTGGCAGTTTGAAGATCTAATTTTGATATGAAACATTGCTTTGTGTTTATAATTTGATGCCATTTTCTATGGTTGATAGTTGTAAATTGATTATGTTCTGGCAGCTTCAAGATCTAGCTTCAACAATGTTGGAGCTCTGGAATTTGATGGATACGCCTATTGAAGAGCAACAGATGTTTCAGAATGTTACTTGTAATATCGCTGCTTCAGAACATGAAGTAACTGAACCAAACAGCTTGTCTGAGAACTTCATCAATTATGTGAGTTATAGTTACTGGAGAAATAAGGACTGTTTTTCTTGATCTGTGCAGTTCAAATTTCCTGGAGAAGTAACATTTTCATGCAGGTTGAGGCAGAAGTATCTAGGTTGGAAGAGTTAAAATCAAGCAAAATGAAAGAGCTTGTTTTGAAGAAAAGAGCAGAGCTAGAGGAGATTTGTCAAAAGACTCATTTAATTCCAAAACTTGATAGTGCAGTGGAATACGCCGTTGAAGCGATAGAATCTGGTAAATTCCGCATGAGAAACCTCTGAATGAGTGGAATTGTTTCCTCAGCAAACTAAAAGTCTGCATCTTCCTTTCCTTATCAGGATGCGTAGACCCAGCTTGTGTGCTTGAACAACTTGAACTTCAGATTGCCTCAGCAAAGGAGGAAGCTTTTGTCAGAAAAGAAATAATTGAAAAGGTTGAGAAATGGTTGGCAGCACTTGATGAAGAATCTTGGCTTGAGGAGTACAACATGGTTAGTTTTTTTATCTTCACCATCTTTGCTATGGCTATATGCATAtaaacatgaaaaatattttttttactgaaaaaaAACCTCTTTAATCTTTTTTGAAAcggtttttgaaaaaaaaaaga
This region includes:
- the LOC137837734 gene encoding 65-kDa microtubule-associated protein 3 isoform X4, with product MAKPQKDLLIQPNTTCECLLNELQIIWNEVGESETEKGRMLYELEEECVEVYRRKVDKANRSRAQLRQEIADSEAELACICSTMGERPVHFRQFDKEAGSLKEELSRVHPELDEMRKRKFERRNQFIEVQEQIQSISDEIYSTGEYITAIVVENDLSLRKLEELHRELLALQKEKSERLKKVQEQMYTLNSLCSVLGLDFKQTVSGVHPSLGISEGPRSANSETINQLAIAIQELRKVKLQRMQRLQDLASTMLELWNLMDTPIEEQQMFQNVTCNIAASEHEVTEPNSLSENFINYVEAEVSRLEELKSSKMKELVLKKRAELEEICQKTHLIPKLDSAVEYAVEAIESGCVDPACVLEQLELQIASAKEEAFVRKEIIEKVEKWLAALDEESWLEEYNMDENRYNAGRGSHLTLKRAEKARGLVCKLPAMVEALTSKTASWEKDKGIEFTYDGTCLLSMLENYSLSRQEKEQERRKQRELKKLQGQIIVEKEVLYGSKPSPSKAQSAKKTPRISTGSPASRRISFGCQTSKSELKYSQSFSKRKTDKAHRLNNLDDDASCLSSEDSSSDSPKYSC
- the LOC137837734 gene encoding 65-kDa microtubule-associated protein 3 isoform X1 yields the protein MAKPQKDLLIQPNTTCECLLNELQIIWNEVGESETEKGRMLYELEEECVEVYRRKVDKANRSRAQLRQEIADSEAELACICSTMGERPVHFRQFDKEAGSLKEELSRVHPELDEMRKRKFERRNQFIEVQEQIQSISDEIYSTGEYITAIVVENDLSLRKLEELHRELLALQKEKSERLKKVQEQMYTLNSLCSVLGLDFKQTVSGVHPSLGISEGPRSANSETINQLAIAIQELRKVKLQRMQRLQDLASTMLELWNLMDTPIEEQQMFQNVTCNIAASEHEVTEPNSLSENFINYVEAEVSRLEELKSSKMKELVLKKRAELEEICQKTHLIPKLDSAVEYAVEAIESGCVDPACVLEQLELQIASAKEEAFVRKEIIEKVEKWLAALDEESWLEEYNMDENRYNAGRGSHLTLKRAEKARGLVCKLPAMVEALTSKTASWEKDKGIEFTYDGTCLLSMLENYSLSRQEKEQERRKQRELKKLQGQIIVEKEVLYGSKPSPSKAQSAKKTPRISTGSPASRRISFGCQTSKSELKYSQSFSKRKTDKAHRLNNLDDDASCLSSARRGLDIAGFPMKKFSTGALKCS
- the LOC137837734 gene encoding 65-kDa microtubule-associated protein 3 isoform X2, producing MAKPQKDLLIQPNTTCECLLNELQIIWNEVGESETEKGRMLYELEEECVEVYRRKVDKANRSRAQLRQEIADSEAELACICSTMGERPVHFRQFDKEAGSLKEELSRVHPELDEMRKRKFERRNQFIEVQEQIQSISDEIYSTGEYITAIVVENDLSLRKLEELHRELLALQKEKSERLKKVQEQMYTLNSLCSVLGLDFKQTVSGVHPSLGISEGPRSANSETINQLAIAIQELRKVKLQRMQRLQDLASTMLELWNLMDTPIEEQQMFQNVTCNIAASEHEVTEPNSLSENFINYVEAEVSRLEELKSSKMKELVLKKRAELEEICQKTHLIPKLDSAVEYAVEAIESGCVDPACVLEQLELQIASAKEEAFVRKEIIEKVEKWLAALDEESWLEEYNMDENRYNAGRGSHLTLKRAEKARGLVCKLPAMVEALTSKTASWEKDKGIEFTYDGTCLLSMLENYSLSRQEKEQERRKQRELKKLQGQIIVEKEVLYGSKPSPSKAQSAKKTPRISTGSPASRRISFGCQTSKSELKYSQSFSKRKTDKAHRLNNLDDDASCLSSGKEPMEILLRICFT
- the LOC137837734 gene encoding 65-kDa microtubule-associated protein 3 isoform X3, producing the protein MAKPQKDLLIQPNTTCECLLNELQIIWNEVGESETEKGRMLYELEEECVEVYRRKVDKANRSRAQLRQEIADSEAELACICSTMGERPVHFRQFDKEAGSLKEELSRVHPELDEMRKRKFERRNQFIEVQEQIQSISDEIYSTGEYITAIVVENDLSLRKLEELHRELLALQKEKSERLKKVQEQMYTLNSLCSVLGLDFKQTVSGVHPSLGISEGPRSANSETINQLAIAIQELRKVKLQRMQRLQDLASTMLELWNLMDTPIEEQQMFQNVTCNIAASEHEVTEPNSLSENFINYVEAEVSRLEELKSSKMKELVLKKRAELEEICQKTHLIPKLDSAVEYAVEAIESGCVDPACVLEQLELQIASAKEEAFVRKEIIEKVEKWLAALDEESWLEEYNMDENRYNAGRGSHLTLKRAEKARGLVCKLPAMVEALTSKTASWEKDKGIEFTYDGTCLLSMLENYSLSRQEKEQERRKQRELKKLQGQIIVEKEVLYGSKPSPSKAQSAKKTPRISTGSPASRRISFGCQTSKSELKYSQSFSKRKTDKAHRLNNLDDDASCLSSEEDSSSDSPKYSC